GATGCGCTTCGTCGGCATGGACGAAAAGCTGTTGAGCCGCTCGGTCAACGAAGGTTTTTCCGGCGGCGAAAAGAAAAGAAATGAGATTTTTCAAATGGCCTTGCTGTCCCCCAAGCTGGCGATTTTGGATGAAACCGATTCCGGCCTCGACATCGACGCCCTGCGCATCGTCGCCAACGGCGTGAATAAATTGAGAAGTAAAGACAATGCTGTCATTGTCGTTACCCACTATCAAAGGCTGTTGAATTACATCATTCCGGATTACGTCCACGTCCTCGTGAAAGGAAAAATCGTCGAGTCCGGCGACAAGGAATTGGCTCTGAAACTGGAAGAACACGGCTACGATTGGGTAAAAGATGAGTTCGCGGTGCGGGCTGCGGCGTGATTTTGTATCATGGCAAAATAGTTGTAAGGCGCTGTCTATAATTTTTT
The sequence above is drawn from the candidate division KSB1 bacterium genome and encodes:
- the sufC gene encoding Fe-S cluster assembly ATPase SufC, with product MLEIKGLEVSVAGQKILRGLDLKVNAGEVHAIMGPNGSGKSTLANVLAGREGYDVDAGEVIFEGKNLLEMAPEDRAREGVFMAFQYPVEIPGVSIANFLKAAFNAIREHRGQEKMDTMEFLALMKEKMRFVGMDEKLLSRSVNEGFSGGEKKRNEIFQMALLSPKLAILDETDSGLDIDALRIVANGVNKLRSKDNAVIVVTHYQRLLNYIIPDYVHVLVKGKIVESGDKELALKLEEHGYDWVKDEFAVRAAA